caatcgtatttattgagcacttactgtgtgcggagcactgtactaagcgcttgggaaatccaagttggcaacatatagagacagtccctacccaacagtgggctcacagtctaaaacggggagacagagaacaaaccaaacgtactaacaaaataaaataaatagagccttctctaagtggcttagagaagcagtgtggctcagtggaaagagcacaggctttggagtcaggggtcaggggttcgaatcccagctctgccaattgtcagctgggtgactttgggcaagtcacttctctgggcctcagttccctcatctggaaaatggggattgagactgtgagccccccatgggacaacctgatctccttgtaacctccccagcacttagaacggtgctttgcacatagtaagcgcttaatcaatgccatcattattattattaacaggccagGCCCGGGCCCAAGCCATACGCTCCCAGTTGAGGCAACAGGATGTAAAAACAGCTATGACACCGGGGGACGGCCCGATCGAGTCACCGAGGGCACGGGGAGGGAAAGGTGCCCCTTGGCCCACTTGGAGAGGGGGCACATGGCGGGATGGAGCCAACTCCTGCCCTCATCCCGTCACTCATATCGCCAGGCCCACCTGTAACTGACTGTGAACAATCAGTGGAGATAACTCACTACCTTCGCAGAGCACGGTGAGCGGGAAGGGGGCACGGGAGACTAGATgtgtcctccctgcccccagggccgGCCCCCCGTGGGGGTCTGGCTGGGAGGACCAGTGGCCCCGGAACACGAcgtcccttcccccatccccagatGGCTGGGACCGGGCTCAACCTCCCTCCCTTGGCGACCGTCCACCAACCAGGCTGGACACGGGTCCCCAGAACTCCCCCGGGCAGaggtcatcattataataataatggcatttattaagcgcttactatgtgcaaagcactgttctaagctctggggaggttacgtctgctgtgtgaccttgggcaagtcacttaacttctctgagcctcagttccctcatctgtaaaatggggattaagactgtgagccccccgtgggacaacttggtcaccttgtatcccccccagcgctttggacagtgctctgcacatagtaagcgcttaacaaatgccattattattattattacaaggcgatcagtttgccccacggggggctcacagtcttaatccccattttccagatgagggaactgaggcccagagaagtgactcgcccaaagtcacgcagctggcagttggcagagccggtgtttgaacccatgacccctgactccaaagcccgggctgcttctcGCTGGTCACGGCCCCCGTGGGACGGCAGCCTGGGAACTTGAGAGGCGCCCCCAGGCACCCCGAGAGCGCCAGCAGGGAGGAGCCAGACTTGGTGCCCGAGCTCGGGAAGAGGCACCCTTGGCACCCCTCTCCGGGGCTCGGCTCCTGGAATCCGGCTCTGTGGCCctccggcggggagggggccgctGGGCCTCATCCGAGCTTGGGGGGTGCCAGCTGAGctgcccacccccagctccacagcccccCTGGGCACACTAAGGGGCCTGGGTGCAGCCGTGCCGCCGGAGCAGCTCTGCGTGGGAGCCTGCCGTGTCTGGAAGGGAAGGTAGCCAGTGCATCCAAATGCCCCgggtgaaaggagggaaggggcacgtGTGGCATCCCCTCTGGAGCCAGAGGTGCCAACCACCacccctctgccctttccccgtGGACGCCAAGGCCTCATCCCCACCTCCAAGTTCACAGGGGGAAAAAAACGCAGCAGACACCGGCGGTCCAGGGGGCAAAGAGACCGTTTATAGAATTGAGGAGGGGATTGCCCACCCGGGGACCCTGAGCCCAACCCTGCTGCCCGGACTCCACCGAGACAGATACACAGACACATGGACACAGACGgacgagaggcagaggccgggcaCGGGCCGGCGGCAGCAAGCGCCAGGCCCCACCTGCCCGGCGGGGCCGTCGGCCGGGGGCCTGGCTTCCAGCACCAGCTTCCAGAGAGTCCCAGCGAGAGCGGTCAATAAATAGAAACCgaggagaatggaggaggaggaggtgacggGTGTTTGTCCATATTGCACTGGTACCCGGGGAGAGGGGGACGCGCTCCGGGGTCCGGCCGAGTCCCGCTCAGCCGACCCTCCGCGGTCCTGGCGCGCCCGGGGGCTCAGGCCAGGGCCGGGAGCGGTTCCGGGGGGCCGAAGCGCGGCAGCAGGGCCCCCACCGCCTCCACGATGGCGGCCAGGTGCTCGTCTCGCGCCTGCGGCCCGCACAGCCGCATGAAGTCCGCCAGCCTCAGCAGGTACTCCAGGTTGTGGCCCGAGCAGCCTCTGGAGGCCAGGATCTGGGTGGCGATGGCCTCCTCGGGGGCCGGGCCCAGGTAGCCGGGGTTCTCCGGGGTGGCCACGTAGGCCAGGGCCCGCAGGGGCTGGTCCGGGGCGTCCCGCGGGTGGAAGTCCACCATCTTCGTGTCGTAGCCGCCCAGCACGGCCTCCCGGTCGTCGAGGTAACGCAAGGCCGCGCCGATCTGCTCGCCGCGGACTTCGTAGGCGACTCCCCACGTGCAGccctgggagagaagaggggtcaTCGGGGACGGCGGGTCGGCGGCCCGGCGACAGCAGCCTCGTCCCTCTGAGCTTCTACCCACCCCGGCGCCTGGTACGGTGCCCAgcccaaagtaagcgcctaacaaaaactacaattattagactgtaagctcctcgagggcagaggacCCGTCTGCCAAACCTGTGGCATCCAATTTGCCaatttgaagcgcttagtacagtgctctgcacatagtaagcgctcaataaatacgattgatgatgatgatggcatccatTCCAGGggatttatcgagggcttaccgcGTGCAGGACACTGTCTGAACCGCGTACgctccccagcactcaggacagtgctcagcacatggcgcTCAAACCAGGTGGcgagagcccgcgcttgggagtcagaggtcatgggttctaatcccagctgtgtgactttggccaagtcacctcacttctctgggcctcagtgacctcatctgtaagtcacctcccttctctgggcctcagtgacctcatctgtaaaatggggatgaagactgagccccacgtgggacaacttgatgaccttgtattcaccaccccccccagcgcttaacagtgcttagcgcatagttagcgcttaacaaataccgccatcattattaaaatgggggtgaagcctgtgagccccacgtgggacaacttgatgaccttgtattcaccccccagcgcttagaacagtgcttggcacatagttagcgcttaacaaatacccccatcattattattaaaatgggggtgaagcctgtgagccccatgtggggcaacttgatgaccttgtattcaccccccagcgcttagaacagtgcttagcacatagcgcttaacaagtaccaccatcattattattaaaatgggggtgaagcctgtgagccccacgtgggacaacctgataataataatgataataatggcatttgttaagcacttactatgtgcaaagcactgttctaagagctggggaggttacaacttgatcaggttgtcccacggggggctcacagtcttagtccccattttccagatgaggtaactgaggcccagagaagttcagtgactttcccaaagtcacccggttgacaattggcggaggtaggatttgaacccatgacctctgactccaaagcccgtgctctttccactgagccacgttgcttctctaacctgaagaccttgtattcccccccccccccagcgcttagaacagtgcttggcacatagtaagcgcttaacaaatgccatcattatctctattatctggagaag
Above is a window of Tachyglossus aculeatus isolate mTacAcu1 chromosome 12 unlocalized genomic scaffold, mTacAcu1.pri SUPER_6_unloc_1, whole genome shotgun sequence DNA encoding:
- the CHAC1 gene encoding glutathione-specific gamma-glutamylcyclotransferase 1, producing the protein MKQEPPSGPGVVGAPPPALWIFGYGSLVWRPDFAFSSRRVGFVRGYSRRFWQGDTFHRGCDQMPGRVVTLLEDYEGCTWGVAYEVRGEQIGAALRYLDDREAVLGGYDTKMVDFHPRDAPDQPLRALAYVATPENPGYLGPAPEEAIATQILASRGCSGHNLEYLLRLADFMRLCGPQARDEHLAAIVEAVGALLPRFGPPEPLPALA